Proteins co-encoded in one Chiroxiphia lanceolata isolate bChiLan1 chromosome 21, bChiLan1.pri, whole genome shotgun sequence genomic window:
- the SLC2A6 gene encoding solute carrier family 2, facilitated glucose transporter member 6, translating to MDPSAREPLVRKTSSSYQTFTESCARRLDKEYLRSLHNKRLYLAVFAAVLGNFSFGFALVYPSPVIPALEAHPSPALRLDQHTAPWFGSVFTLGAAAGGLSTMMLNDCLGRKLSIMFSALPSAVGYALMASAQGVWMLLLGRVLTGYAGGVTSASIPVYISEISHPGVRGMLGACPQIMAVLGSLVLYALGLVLDWRWLAVAGEVPVLVMIILLCFMPNSPRFLLSQGKEEEALGSLCWLRGKDTDYAREYEQIKDSVRKQSRRVSCAEIKDPFLYKPILIAGVMRFLQQLSGVTCILVYLQSIFKKTSVILKPEYDAALVGLVRLFSVAIAAVSMDKAGRKILLFVSAGVMLASNLTMGIYIRFMPASHNSTIANQTLVSSASLPAEPTNYITLIPLLATMFFIMGYALGWGPITWLLMSEILPLKARGVASGLCVIVSWLTAFTLTQFFLPVVNAFGLEVPFLFFAVISAGNILFTGCCVPETKGRSLEQIEAFFRTGRRSFMR from the exons ATGGATCCGAGTGCTCGGGAGCCCCTCGTGAGGAAAACGAGCTCCTCGTACCAGACCTTCACcgagagctgtgccaggaggctCGACAAGGAGTACCTGCG GAGCCTCCACAACAAGCGGCTCTACCTGGCCGTGTTCGCCGCTGTCCTGGGGAACTTCAGCTTCGGCTTCGCCCTGGTTTACCCCTCGCCCGtcatccctgccctggaggCTCATCCCAGCCCCGCGCTGAGGCTGGACCAGCACACAGCGCCCTGGTTCGGG TCGGTGTTCACGCtgggagcggcggcgggggggctCAGCACCATGATGCTCAACGACTGCCTGGGCCGCAAGCTCAGTATCATGTTCTCGGCGCTGCCCTCGGCCGTGGGATACGCGCTGATGGCCAGTGCCCAGGGCgtctggatgctgctgctgggccGGGTGCTGACGGGCTACGCCGGAGGGGTGACCTCCGCCTCCATCCCG GTTTACATCTCGGAGATCTCCCACCCCGGGGTCAGGGGCATGCTGGGTGCCTGCCCTCAGatcatggcagtgctgggctccctgGTCCTGTATGCCCTGG ggctggtcCTGGACTGGCGCTGGCTGGCCGTCGCCGGGGAGGTGCCGGTGCTTGTCATGAtcatcctgctctgcttcatGCCCAACTCTCCCCGgttcctgctgtcccaggggaaggaggaggaggccctgggatccctgtgctggctgcGGGGCAAAGACACAGACTATGCCCGGGAATATGAGCAGATCAAGGACAGCGTGAGGAAGCAG AGCCGCCgtgtttcctgtgctgagaTCAAGGACCCCTTCCTTTACAAGCCCATCCTGATCGCGGGGGTAATGaggttcctgcagcagctctcgGGTGTCACCTGCATCCTCGTGTACCTGCAGTCAATATTCAAGAAAACATCCGTGATCCTG aaaccaGAGTATGATGCAGCTCTTGTTGGCTTGGTACGTCTGTTCTCGGTGGCGATCGCTGCTGTGTCGATGGATAAAGCTGGGAGGAAGATTCTTCTCTTTGTATCAG CTGGTGTCATGTTGGCCTCCAACCTGACCATGGGGATCTACATCCGCTTCATGCCAGCTTCTCACAACAGCACCATTGCCAACCAGACCCTggtgagctctgccagccttcCTGCTGAGCCAACCAACTACATCACCCTCATCCCCCTCCTGGCAACCATGTTCTTCATAATGG GTTATGCCTTGGGCTGGGGCCCCATCACCTGGCTGCTGATGTCAGAGATCCTCCCTCTGAAAGCCCGAGGGGTGGCCTCGGGCCTCTGTGTCATCGTGAGCTGGCTGACAGCCTTCACCCTGACCCAGTTCTTCCTGCCAGTCGTG AACGCCTTCGGCCTTGAGGTGCCCTTCCTGTTCTTCGCTGTCATCAGTGCTGGGAACATCTTATTCACGGGCTGCTGCGTCCCTGAAACCAAGGGCAGGTCCCTGGAGCAGATCGAGGCCTTCTTCAGGACTGGCCGGAGGTCGTTCATGAGGTAG
- the CACFD1 gene encoding calcium channel flower homolog → MSAQDEQFPAAAPEPAAPSADDGMTWWYRWLCRIAGVIGGMSCAIAGLWNCVTINPLNIAAGVWMMLNAFVLFLCEAPFCCQFIEFANAVSARADKLRAWQKAAFYCGMAVFPVMLSLTLTTLFGNAIAFATGVLYGLSALGKKGDAISYARIHQQQKQMDEEKLTGTLEGQAL, encoded by the exons ATGAGCGCTCAGGATGAGCagttcccagcagcagcccctgagcCAGCGGCTCCCTCCGCCGATGATGGCATGACCTGGTGGTACAGGTGGCTCTGCAGGATTGCCGGGGTCATCGGGGGCATGT cctgTGCCATCGCTGGTCTCTGGAACTGTGTCACCATCAACCCCCTGAACATCGCGGCCGGCGTGTGGATGAT GCTCAACGCCTTTGTCCTGTTCCTGTGTGAAGCCCCTTTCTGCTGCCAGTTCATCGAGTTCGCCAACGCCGTCTCCGCCAGGGCGGACAAGCTGCGGGCCTGGCAGAAAGCGGCTTTTTACTGCGG GATGGCCGTGTTCCCGGTCATGCTCAGCCTGACGCTGACCACGCTCTTCGGAAACGCCATCGCCTTCGCCACCGGGGTCCTTTACGGTCTGTCGGCGCTGGGCAAGAA GGGAGATGCCATTTCCTACGCTCGGatccaccagcagcagaagcaaatgGATGAAGAGAAGCTCACGGGGACCCTGGAGGGACAGGCTCTCTGA